Part of the Candidatus Obscuribacterales bacterium genome, ATCAATTCGTCCATCCTCAACAACAAGCTACCTCTTGGTGATGGATCCGCAAGTCCCTATGGTAGGGTCTGGCAATAGATCCTTGCGGGCAGCGATCGCACCCCACTGTTGTTGGAAGCATGGAGGCAACTGCGCCAACCCTGATTCTCATCCTACAGCGATCGGGGAATCGAGAGGAGGATCGGATCAAAAGCAGAGAAGTGAAAGCGACAGATCTAGGGGCGATCGCCCAACAATCCTGAACAAAAAAAGGGCTCCCTAGGGAGCCCTTCACAGTTGAGAAAAATCGTGAACCTAGTCTAGGTCGCTCATCGACAACACAGGCTCAGTTTCGCGGTTAATCCCTTTCTCAAAGCCAGCTTCAGCAGCCCGAGCGCGCCCGGCATGCCAGAGGTGACCTACAAGGAAGAAGAACCCTAGAACAAAGTGAGAGGTAGACAACCAAGCACGGGGAGATACAAAGTTCACCGAGTTGATTTCCGTTGCCACACCACCTACAGAGTTGAGAGAACCCAGCGGTGCATGGGTCATATACTCAGCCGCGCGGCGCGCTTGCCAAGGCTGAATGTCGTTCTTGATCTTGTCAAGGTCTAGACCGTTGGGGCCACGGAGCGGCTCCAGCCAAGGACCTTGGAAATCCCAGAAACGCATCGTCTCACCACCGAAGATGATTTCACCGGTTGGAGAGCGCATCAGGTACTTACCTAGACCGGTAGGTCCTTGAGCAGAACCGACGTTGGCACCCAAGCGTTGGTCACGCACCAAGAAGGTGAGCGCTTGCGCCTGAGATGCTTCGGGGCCAGTAGGACCGAAGAACTCACTGGGGTAAGCAGTGTTGTTGTACCAGACCATGATCGAGGCGATGAATCCCATCAGGGACAGCGCACCCAAGCTGTAAGACAGATAGGCTTCACCGGACCACACAAATGCACGGCGAGCCCAAGCGAAAGGCTTGGTCAAAATGTGCCAGACGCCACCCGCAATACAAATAATGCCGACCCAGATGTGACCACCGATGATGTCTTCCATGTTGTTGACGCTGACGATCCAGCCTTCGCCACCAAAGGGAGACTTCAACAAATAGCCAAAGATAACAGCGGGGTTCAATGTGGGGTTAGTAATCACACGTACGTCACCACCACCGGGTGCCCACGTATCGTACACGCCACCAAAGAACATAGCTTTCAAGACGAGCAAGAAAGCACCACAACCCAACAGGATCAAGTGGATCCCAATGATGGTGGTCATCTTGTTCTTGTCTTTCCAGTCATAGCCAAAGAAAGAAGAGTACTCCTCTAGCACTTCCGGACCGCGCACGGCGTGGTAGATGCCGCCTAGACCAAGAACTGCAGAAGAAATCAAGTGAAGTACGCCCACCACAAAGTAGGGGAAGGTATCGGTAACTTCACCGCCAGGCCCAACACCCCAACCAAGGGTCGCCAAGTGAGAGAGCAAGATGATGCCTTGCTCATACATAGGCTTTTCAGGGACGAAGTGAGCCACCTCAAACAAGGTCATGGCTCCGGCCCAGAACACAATCAAACCAGCGTGGGCAACGTGAGCACCCAGCAGCTTACCGGACAAGTTGATCAGGCGGGCGTTTCCAGACCACCAGGCAAACCCTGATGATTCTAGGTCACGGTTTCCAGCCGATACATAAGAACTATTAAAGGGCGTTTCCACGGGGTAATACCTCCTCAGGGAACACAAATTTCTCGTGGGGCTGATCCTGAGGTGCCATCCATGCTCGGATGCCCTCGTTCAGCAGAATGTTCTTCGTGTAGAACGTTTCAAATTCTGGGTCTTCCGCCGCACGAATCTCCTGCGACGTGAAGTCATAGGCCCGT contains:
- the psbC gene encoding photosystem II reaction center protein CP43: METPFNSSYVSAGNRDLESSGFAWWSGNARLINLSGKLLGAHVAHAGLIVFWAGAMTLFEVAHFVPEKPMYEQGIILLSHLATLGWGVGPGGEVTDTFPYFVVGVLHLISSAVLGLGGIYHAVRGPEVLEEYSSFFGYDWKDKNKMTTIIGIHLILLGCGAFLLVLKAMFFGGVYDTWAPGGGDVRVITNPTLNPAVIFGYLLKSPFGGEGWIVSVNNMEDIIGGHIWVGIICIAGGVWHILTKPFAWARRAFVWSGEAYLSYSLGALSLMGFIASIMVWYNNTAYPSEFFGPTGPEASQAQALTFLVRDQRLGANVGSAQGPTGLGKYLMRSPTGEIIFGGETMRFWDFQGPWLEPLRGPNGLDLDKIKNDIQPWQARRAAEYMTHAPLGSLNSVGGVATEINSVNFVSPRAWLSTSHFVLGFFFLVGHLWHAGRARAAEAGFEKGINRETEPVLSMSDLD